The region TACCGTGCCGAGGTTTTTGCGCGGCGTGCGCAGGTCACCAACGAACAGCAGCAGGAAAGCATCCGCAGGCAAACCGAATTTCGCGCGGTCTCCCGTCGCGGCCGCGAAGCCTTGCGTATCGACACCGTTGTAAATCACGTCGACCCGGTTATGAGGCGTCAACCCGATCGCGCGAATTTCATCGGCGACCTTTTGCGACACCGCCGTGATCACTTTCGAGCGCCGGTAAGCCCAGCGCTCGAGCAACGCATTGCAGCGCGTATAGACCGACTGATACGCGGACCACACGCCTTTGGTGAGGCCGAACGGGTAGTACTTGCTGCCGAACCAGCCGCTATGCACGAAGTGCGAGGTGTTGACGTCGGCGGGCATCCACGTGATGAAGCCGTTCACGTGCAGCACGTCGTATTCCCCGCGATGCGCGCGCAGCCACATCGCGCTCTTGAACGCGAACACCTGCTGGCGCAGCAGATTGGTGGGCCACCAGCGGCCGATTTTCATCGGCGCCCAGCGTACGTTCGGATGCGCGAGCAAATCCGGCGCGACGTGCGATGCAACCAGTGTGACCTCGATGTTCTCATCGAGGGCGGCGCGCGCAATCTCGTGGTTGACGCGCCCCTGGCCGTCGTTATGGCGCACGACGTGCGTGACAATGGCGACTCTCAATCAGTGCCTCCGTGGGGAAATAGCGTGCGTCTGCGGTTCATCTTGTCGTAGTGCACCGCAGAAAGGATCGAAAAAACACTCATGAAAAGCAGCAGCCCGCCAGTGCCGACCAGCGAATTGGTGAACACCAGCATCGCGAAGGTCGCGAGACTGAGGCTCAGGCAGGCGGAAACGAATTTGTCGTTGCGCAGCTTGAACGACGCGAGCGCCGCGCGCACCACCAGCCACACGATGCCGGACATGTAGAGCAAGGTGCCGGGCCAGCCGAGCACGAACGGGATGTTCATCACGCCGCTGTCGAAGTTGCCGTACTGGCCGAGCTGGCCGCCGTCGTTCGAGAGCTTGGTCGA is a window of Paraburkholderia phytofirmans OLGA172 DNA encoding:
- a CDS encoding glycosyltransferase family 4 protein, with the translated sequence MRVAIVTHVVRHNDGQGRVNHEIARAALDENIEVTLVASHVAPDLLAHPNVRWAPMKIGRWWPTNLLRQQVFAFKSAMWLRAHRGEYDVLHVNGFITWMPADVNTSHFVHSGWFGSKYYPFGLTKGVWSAYQSVYTRCNALLERWAYRRSKVITAVSQKVADEIRAIGLTPHNRVDVIYNGVDTQGFAAATGDRAKFGLPADAFLLLFVGDLRTPRKNLGTVLQALKHLPEHVQIAVAGFLPGSPYPEEAKALGIAHRVHFLGLVKEMPVLMHSVDAFVFPSRYEAMSLSLLEAMAAGLPVVTARTAGGAEIITPECGIVLDDPDDPKALAGAVARLADNDDARRAMGIAANELATGFGWARMAAQYIALYRQLAGQQKDRRRSETEAATVARSDALTLNTLAGQTIHHHSQNAQGQQS